A stretch of Lutra lutra chromosome 9, mLutLut1.2, whole genome shotgun sequence DNA encodes these proteins:
- the C9H2orf49 gene encoding LOW QUALITY PROTEIN: ashwin (The sequence of the model RefSeq protein was modified relative to this genomic sequence to represent the inferred CDS: inserted 3 bases in 3 codons; deleted 3 bases in 2 codons) — MAGDVGGRSCTDSELLLHPELLSQEFLLLTLEQKNIAVEXDIRINKDXLTDLYVQHAISLPQRDLPKNRWGKMMXKKREQHETKNETKRTSTVDGLRKRPLIVFDGSSTSTSIKVRKTENGDNDRLRPPPQASFTSNAFRKIVKFLFKCFTLILSSNLPMNNKMEHNNNDTKQNHDLTHRKSPLGPVKSPPLSPVGATPVKLKRAAPKEEAEAVNNLKPPETKRKIQHVTWPEGKFPKLGWKSVVRT; from the exons ATGGCGGGGGATGTGGGCGGTCGCAGCTGCACGGATTCGGAGCTGCTGCTGCACCCGGAGCTGCTGTCCCAGGAGTTCCTTCTCCTCACCCTGGAGCAG AAGAACATAGCTGTTG AAGACATAAGAATAAACAAAG ATCTCACTGATCTTTATGTTCAGCACGCTATTTCC TTGCCTCAAAGAGATTTGCCAAAGAATAGGTGGGGGAaaatga gaaagaaaagagagcaacATGAGACGAAAAATGAGACTAAAAG GACTAGCACTGTAGATGGGTTAAGGAAAAGACCCCTCATCGTGTTTGATGGAAGTTCAACAAGTACAAGCATCAaagtgagaaagacagagaatggCGATAATGACCGGCTCAGGCCT CCCCCTCAGGCAAGCTTTACCAGTAATGCCTTTCGAAAAATTGTCAAATTCCTCTTCAAGTGTTTCACCCTAATTCTGTCTTCCAATTTGCCTATGAACAATAAAATGGAACACAATAATAATGACACTAAACAGAACCATGACTTAACGCATAGGAAAAGTCCTTTGGGTCCTGTGAAGTCCCCACCTTTGTCCCCTGTTGGAGCTACTCCTGTGAAGTTAAAGCGAGCGGCCCCTAAAGAAGAAGCTGAGGCTGTG AATAACCTGAAGCCCCCAGAAACAAAGAGGAAGATACAGCATGTTACATGGCCTGAAGGAAAGTTTCCAAAAT